A genomic window from Bradyrhizobium lupini includes:
- a CDS encoding C-terminal binding protein, with amino-acid sequence MPKYRVVTPKGASFTVASSDYSYEREALDPIDAEIVEAPADEAGFIAAAKTADAIYAKGIPITKTIIDALESCKVITLGSVGVDSVDIKAATARGIPVTNIPDTFIEEVADHAMMLLLAGFRRLVEQDRMARSGRWAEGRPALSKIPRLMGQTLGFISFGRVARAVAKRAAPFGLRMMAYDPFIQETLMSDHGVIPATLNEVLSQSDFLSMHAPARPEVHHMLTEKHFRQMKKGSVFINTGRGATVDEESLIKALQEGWIAHAALDVLEKEPPSHNNPLLGMDNVTLTAHVASASARFDEARKRRVGYELSLVLQGMWPVSCVNPSVLQDTALRRWQPVSMDRGPNS; translated from the coding sequence ATGCCGAAATACAGGGTGGTGACGCCGAAGGGCGCGAGCTTCACGGTCGCGAGCAGCGATTATTCCTACGAGCGCGAGGCGCTCGATCCGATCGACGCCGAGATCGTCGAGGCGCCGGCCGACGAGGCCGGGTTCATCGCCGCCGCGAAGACAGCGGACGCCATTTACGCCAAGGGCATCCCGATCACCAAGACCATCATCGACGCGCTGGAGAGCTGCAAGGTCATTACGCTCGGCTCGGTCGGCGTCGATAGCGTCGACATCAAGGCGGCAACTGCGCGCGGCATTCCCGTCACCAACATCCCCGACACCTTCATCGAGGAGGTCGCCGACCATGCCATGATGCTGCTGCTCGCGGGCTTCCGCCGGCTGGTCGAGCAGGACCGGATGGCGCGCAGCGGCCGCTGGGCGGAGGGCCGGCCGGCGTTGTCGAAGATCCCACGACTGATGGGCCAGACGCTCGGCTTCATCTCGTTCGGCCGCGTCGCGCGTGCAGTTGCGAAACGCGCAGCTCCGTTCGGTCTGCGGATGATGGCCTACGATCCCTTCATCCAGGAAACGCTGATGTCCGACCACGGGGTGATTCCGGCGACGCTGAACGAGGTGTTGTCGCAATCCGACTTCCTCTCGATGCACGCCCCCGCTCGGCCCGAGGTGCATCACATGCTCACCGAGAAGCACTTCCGGCAGATGAAGAAGGGCTCGGTCTTCATCAACACCGGCCGCGGCGCCACCGTGGACGAGGAAAGCCTGATCAAGGCGCTTCAGGAGGGCTGGATCGCCCATGCCGCCCTCGACGTGCTGGAGAAGGAGCCGCCCTCGCACAACAATCCGCTGCTCGGCATGGACAATGTCACCCTGACCGCCCACGTCGCCTCCGCCTCGGCACGGTTTGACGAGGCGCGCAAGCGCCGGGTGGGCTACGAATTGTCACTGGTGCTTCAGGGCATGTGGCCGGTAAGCTGCGTCAATCCGTCGGTGCTGCAAGACACCGCGCTCCGCCGCTGGCAGCCTGTCAGCATGGACCGCGGCCCGAAC